In a genomic window of Thioalkalivibrio sp. XN279:
- a CDS encoding DUF3313 family protein: MRTHALLVLPVLALGLSACAVKAPSQGAADYPVLTVSADEANTLLFTQPDMNLGRFDKIHVAPVMVVIKGDEKSTAVATDEARRIGIHAETALKQQLGRHFVLVEQPAADALGVYFRVTELEPTDAAQVAVTVPPFALVNMRSPEGPFLGSITISGEIYEGLAAQPSVAFLATRSHRDIDATSAFGRWTVAEGVLDKAAERLARDLDEERRKLKENR, translated from the coding sequence ATGAGAACGCATGCACTGTTGGTGCTGCCTGTGCTGGCGCTTGGACTCTCGGCCTGCGCCGTGAAGGCCCCGTCGCAGGGCGCCGCCGACTACCCGGTGCTCACCGTCAGTGCGGACGAAGCCAATACGCTGCTTTTCACCCAGCCCGACATGAACCTCGGCCGCTTCGACAAGATCCACGTGGCGCCCGTGATGGTCGTGATCAAAGGCGACGAGAAGAGCACCGCGGTCGCGACCGACGAGGCCCGCCGCATCGGCATCCATGCCGAGACCGCGCTGAAGCAGCAGCTTGGCCGCCACTTCGTACTGGTCGAGCAACCGGCCGCGGATGCACTCGGCGTGTATTTCCGCGTCACCGAGCTCGAGCCGACGGACGCGGCGCAGGTCGCGGTGACGGTGCCGCCGTTTGCGCTGGTGAACATGCGCAGTCCCGAGGGTCCTTTCCTCGGCTCGATCACCATCAGCGGGGAGATCTACGAGGGCCTGGCCGCGCAGCCCAGCGTCGCCTTCCTCGCCACGCGCAGCCACCGCGACATCGACGCCACGTCCGCCTTCGGCCGCTGGACCGTGGCAGAAGGGGTGCTGGACAAAGCGGCCGAGCGGCTGGCCCGGGACCTGGACGAGGAACGGCGCAAGCTGAAAGAAAATCGTTGA
- a CDS encoding thioredoxin family protein, giving the protein MKTIQILGTGCAKCNRLAEAAEQAAKDLELDYQLEKVTDMLRFADFGVMITPALAVDGEVKVSGRVPSQDELKQMLA; this is encoded by the coding sequence ATGAAGACCATCCAGATCCTCGGCACCGGCTGTGCCAAGTGCAACCGCCTCGCGGAGGCGGCGGAACAGGCCGCCAAAGACCTCGAGCTCGATTACCAGCTCGAGAAAGTCACCGACATGCTGCGTTTTGCCGACTTCGGCGTGATGATCACGCCGGCGCTGGCGGTGGACGGCGAGGTGAAGGTCTCGGGCCGCGTGCCGTCACAGGACGAGCTGAAACAGATGCTGGCCTAG
- a CDS encoding type II toxin-antitoxin system VapC family toxin, with protein sequence MGFLIETCIWIDVEQGRLGPADVAAFTGDAPVYLSPVTLAELRLGIEMAKDAGVRQKRLATYRRMKRKPLLPIDADTADVFGEIAGILARTGARSHRTRVQDLWLASQAIQHGLGLVTRNPADFAGIPGLEVVEVGPPP encoded by the coding sequence GTGGGCTTCCTGATCGAAACCTGCATCTGGATCGACGTCGAGCAGGGCCGGCTCGGTCCGGCGGACGTGGCGGCCTTCACGGGCGATGCGCCGGTCTACCTCTCGCCGGTCACGCTCGCCGAACTGCGCCTCGGCATCGAGATGGCGAAGGATGCTGGTGTGCGCCAGAAGCGGTTGGCGACGTACCGGCGGATGAAGCGCAAGCCCTTGCTGCCGATCGACGCCGACACAGCGGACGTGTTCGGGGAGATTGCAGGCATCCTCGCCCGGACCGGCGCACGCTCCCACCGCACGCGCGTGCAGGACCTGTGGCTCGCCAGCCAGGCCATCCAGCACGGGCTCGGCCTCGTCACGCGCAACCCGGCGGACTTCGCCGGGATTCCCGGGCTCGAGGTGGTCGAGGTGGGACCGCCGCCCTGA
- a CDS encoding type II toxin-antitoxin system Phd/YefM family antitoxin, with protein sequence MRKITATELARNLRAVLDRVRESGESYVVERGGQPVVQVSPTPGRQDAQQALADLYRTLPPEAAKDWLDDARRGGEALDDALRDPWAS encoded by the coding sequence ATGCGAAAGATCACCGCTACCGAGCTGGCGCGCAACCTCCGCGCGGTGCTCGACAGGGTGCGCGAGTCGGGCGAGTCTTACGTCGTGGAGCGGGGCGGGCAGCCGGTCGTCCAGGTGTCGCCGACGCCCGGTCGCCAGGACGCCCAGCAGGCGCTGGCCGACCTGTACCGCACGCTGCCCCCCGAGGCGGCGAAGGACTGGCTGGATGACGCCCGCCGCGGTGGCGAGGCGCTCGACGACGCGTTACGCGATCCGTGGGCTTCCTGA